A single window of Nocardia sp. NBC_01327 DNA harbors:
- a CDS encoding RNA polymerase sigma factor, with protein MRERSPRERARQAVEAAWRIEWPRLVAGLTRVVGDIGVAEELAQDAHVAALEQWPRDGVPANPGGWLMLTAKHRAIDRIRRDATFARKLELLGREVELDEQPPEPVEAISDDLLRMIFTACHPVLTPPARAALTLRMVGGLTVEEIARAYVISESTVAQRIVRAKKTIATRRVPYEVPQGAELTARLDSVLEVIYLIFNEGYTATSGERWVRAELCEDALRLARILSALLPDEPETHGLAALLELQASRTGARSADGNDMVLLADQDRAHWNRLYIRRGFAALARAHTLARTRGGPGRYALQAAIAAVHAMAPTAADTDWRRIAGLYAVLAQRFPSPIVELNRAVAVAMLHGPAAGLELADKAAASGALDDYHLLYAVRGDLLARLGHTEDARAAFLRAAELTANATEQALLTDRANRA; from the coding sequence GTGCGCGAGCGGTCACCGCGGGAGCGAGCGCGCCAGGCCGTCGAGGCGGCCTGGCGCATCGAGTGGCCGCGCCTGGTCGCCGGCCTGACCCGCGTGGTCGGCGATATCGGCGTGGCCGAGGAGCTCGCCCAGGACGCTCATGTGGCGGCCCTGGAGCAGTGGCCGCGCGACGGAGTGCCCGCGAATCCGGGCGGCTGGCTCATGCTGACCGCCAAACACCGTGCCATCGACCGGATTCGGCGGGACGCCACCTTCGCCCGCAAGCTCGAACTGCTCGGCCGGGAGGTGGAGTTGGACGAACAACCGCCGGAACCGGTCGAGGCCATCTCCGACGATCTGCTGCGCATGATCTTCACCGCCTGCCATCCGGTGCTGACGCCGCCGGCCCGCGCCGCACTGACACTGCGCATGGTCGGCGGCCTGACCGTCGAGGAGATCGCCCGCGCCTACGTCATCTCGGAATCCACTGTGGCACAACGTATCGTGCGCGCGAAGAAGACCATCGCGACCCGCAGGGTGCCGTACGAGGTGCCACAGGGCGCGGAACTGACGGCCCGGCTGGATTCGGTCCTCGAGGTGATCTACCTGATCTTCAACGAGGGCTACACCGCGACCTCGGGCGAACGCTGGGTGCGCGCCGAATTATGCGAGGACGCACTGCGTTTGGCGCGCATCCTGTCGGCGCTCCTGCCCGATGAACCGGAAACGCACGGCCTGGCCGCGCTGCTGGAATTGCAGGCCTCCCGCACCGGAGCCCGCAGCGCGGACGGCAATGACATGGTCCTGCTCGCGGATCAGGATCGCGCACACTGGAATCGGCTCTACATTCGGCGCGGTTTCGCCGCGCTGGCCCGCGCGCACACCCTCGCCCGCACCCGCGGCGGTCCGGGCCGCTACGCGCTGCAGGCGGCGATCGCCGCGGTGCACGCCATGGCGCCGACCGCCGCAGACACCGATTGGCGGCGCATTGCCGGACTGTATGCCGTACTGGCCCAGCGGTTTCCGTCACCGATCGTGGAATTGAACCGGGCCGTGGCCGTCGCCATGCTGCACGGCCCCGCCGCCGGACTGGAACTGGCCGATAAGGCGGCGGCCTCCGGCGCCCTCGACGACTATCACCTGCTGTACGCCGTCCGAGGTGATCTGCTGGCCCGGCTCGGTCATACCGAGGACGCCCGCGCCGCATTCCTGCGCGCGGCGGAACTGACCGCCAATGCTACTGAGCAGGCCCTGCTGACCGATCGAGCGAACAGGGCTTGA
- a CDS encoding SDR family oxidoreductase, whose amino-acid sequence MTVAVTGASGQLGRLVVETLLKQGVTPVAVVRDPAKVADLAALGAEIRQAGYDDPAALDRAFEGVDRVLLVSGNEFGSRVAQHTNVLRAAERAGVELFAYTSIPNIDSNEMILAQEHRGTEAVLDEASVPVVRLRNDWYWENYLSGLAPAIESGVLYGAAGTGRVAGASRADYAEAAAKVLTTDGHGGQNYELGGEPLAYADLAQAISEASGKPVRYQDLPQADYAAALTQNGVPAQYAQVLADADAGIAQGILDIETGDLQRLLGRTPTPAVEVFRAALA is encoded by the coding sequence ATGACCGTCGCAGTCACCGGAGCCAGTGGTCAGCTCGGCCGGCTTGTTGTCGAAACCCTCTTGAAGCAGGGCGTCACCCCGGTCGCGGTCGTCCGCGATCCCGCCAAGGTGGCCGATCTGGCCGCACTGGGCGCCGAGATCCGGCAGGCCGGCTATGACGATCCGGCCGCGCTGGACCGCGCCTTCGAGGGTGTGGACCGGGTGCTGCTGGTGTCCGGCAACGAGTTCGGCAGCCGAGTCGCCCAGCACACCAATGTGCTTCGCGCCGCCGAGCGCGCGGGTGTGGAGCTGTTCGCCTACACCAGCATTCCCAATATCGACAGCAATGAAATGATCCTCGCCCAGGAGCACCGCGGCACCGAGGCGGTCCTGGACGAGGCGAGTGTGCCGGTGGTCCGGCTGCGCAACGACTGGTACTGGGAGAACTACCTCAGCGGTTTGGCGCCCGCCATCGAATCCGGTGTGCTCTACGGTGCGGCCGGGACCGGCCGGGTGGCCGGCGCCTCCCGCGCCGACTATGCCGAAGCCGCCGCGAAGGTGCTGACCACGGACGGTCACGGCGGGCAGAACTACGAGCTCGGCGGCGAGCCTCTCGCGTATGCCGATCTGGCGCAGGCGATTTCGGAGGCATCCGGCAAGCCGGTGCGCTACCAGGATCTGCCGCAGGCCGATTACGCCGCCGCGCTCACGCAGAACGGCGTCCCCGCGCAGTACGCGCAGGTGCTCGCCGATGCGGATGCCGGTATCGCCCAGGGCATTCTGGATATCGAGACCGGTGATCTGCAGCGGCTGCTCGGCCGCACGCCTACCCCCGCGGTCGAGGTGTTCCGCGCCGCTCTCGCCTGA
- a CDS encoding winged helix-turn-helix transcriptional regulator, whose protein sequence is MSTPPDDTDPTLEADVFARNCTSRPVLQNIASRWGVLALVALKEGPTRFSALRRRVDGISERMLSQTLQTLERDGMIHREVQQSIPPHVEYTLTDLGAKVADQLEGLVHMLETNIDQIRAAQNAYHRE, encoded by the coding sequence ATGAGTACGCCGCCCGATGACACCGACCCGACCCTGGAAGCCGACGTCTTCGCGCGCAACTGCACCTCCCGCCCGGTCCTGCAGAACATTGCCAGCCGCTGGGGAGTGCTGGCCCTGGTCGCGCTGAAGGAAGGCCCCACCCGCTTCAGCGCCCTGCGCCGGCGCGTCGACGGCATCAGCGAGCGCATGCTCTCGCAAACCCTGCAGACGCTCGAACGCGACGGCATGATCCACCGCGAGGTCCAGCAATCCATCCCCCCGCACGTCGAATACACCCTCACCGATCTCGGCGCCAAGGTCGCGGACCAGCTGGAGGGCCTCGTCCACATGCTGGAGACCAATATCGACCAGATCCGGGCCGCGCAGAACGCCTACCACCGCGAGTGA
- a CDS encoding nucleoside deaminase, whose product MTDDLKYLERCVELAAEALAAGDEPFGSVLVAADGTVLAEDRNRVSGGDQTQHPEFTLARWAAQNMAPADRAAATVYTSGEHCPMCSAAHAWVGLGRIAYVASTEQLIGWLTDLGVGPGPVLPLSINQVAPNVPVSGPFPELSERVRELHRQLHQR is encoded by the coding sequence ATGACCGACGACCTGAAATACCTCGAGCGCTGCGTGGAGCTGGCGGCCGAGGCGCTCGCGGCAGGTGACGAACCTTTCGGTTCCGTGCTGGTCGCGGCCGACGGCACCGTGCTCGCGGAGGACCGCAATCGCGTCTCGGGCGGCGATCAGACCCAGCATCCCGAATTCACGCTGGCACGCTGGGCCGCCCAGAACATGGCTCCCGCCGACCGTGCCGCCGCCACGGTCTACACCTCGGGCGAGCACTGCCCCATGTGCTCGGCCGCGCACGCCTGGGTCGGCCTGGGCCGGATCGCCTATGTCGCCTCGACCGAACAGCTCATCGGATGGCTTACCGATCTCGGCGTCGGACCCGGGCCGGTGCTGCCCCTCTCGATCAACCAGGTTGCGCCGAATGTGCCTGTCTCGGGCCCGTTCCCGGAGCTCTCCGAGCGGGTACGCGAGTTGCACCGGCAATTGCATCAGCGCTGA